One part of the Geoanaerobacter pelophilus genome encodes these proteins:
- a CDS encoding NAD-dependent epimerase/dehydratase family protein yields the protein MGRKEAEMKALVTGGGGFLGGAIVKMLRDRGDEVASISRTCYPELASLGVEQVQADLADSTAVMKAAAGCDIVFHVAAKAGVWGPYSEYYRANVLGTENVIAACRANCISRLVYTSSPSVVFDGRDIEGGDESLPYPAHFEAFYPQTKALAEQLVLAANAADLATVALRPHLIWGPGDNHLVPRIIARGKSGRLRKIGNRPCPVDTIYVDNAAQAHLLAADRLFPGSAVAGKAYFISNNEPLPLWDMVNRILASADIPPVTGTIAPRLAYFAGALCEKIWSACRLAGEPPMTRFVAQELATAHWFDISAARRDLGYEPGISIDEGMRRLKQWLAGRT from the coding sequence GTGGGCCGCAAGGAAGCTGAAATGAAGGCGCTGGTGACCGGAGGTGGCGGTTTCCTGGGCGGAGCGATCGTCAAGATGCTCCGTGACCGGGGGGATGAGGTGGCTAGCATCTCCCGCACCTGTTATCCGGAATTGGCCAGCCTCGGGGTGGAACAGGTCCAGGCTGATCTGGCCGACAGCACAGCGGTAATGAAGGCTGCCGCAGGCTGCGACATCGTGTTCCATGTTGCCGCCAAGGCCGGTGTCTGGGGTCCGTATAGCGAATACTATCGGGCCAATGTGCTCGGCACGGAGAACGTGATCGCTGCCTGCCGGGCCAATTGCATCTCACGGCTGGTCTACACCAGTTCGCCCAGTGTGGTGTTTGACGGCCGGGACATTGAAGGGGGTGACGAGTCGCTTCCCTACCCCGCTCACTTTGAAGCCTTCTATCCGCAGACCAAGGCCCTGGCAGAACAGCTGGTGCTGGCCGCCAATGCGGCCGACCTGGCAACCGTTGCCCTGCGCCCCCATCTGATCTGGGGCCCCGGAGACAACCATCTGGTGCCGCGCATCATCGCTAGAGGCAAAAGCGGCAGGTTGCGAAAGATCGGCAACCGTCCCTGCCCGGTGGACACCATCTATGTGGACAATGCCGCGCAGGCGCATCTGCTGGCTGCTGACCGGCTCTTCCCCGGCTCTGCCGTGGCCGGCAAAGCCTATTTCATCTCCAACAACGAACCTTTGCCGCTCTGGGATATGGTCAACCGTATCCTGGCCAGTGCCGACATCCCACCGGTTACCGGCACCATAGCGCCGCGGCTGGCCTATTTCGCCGGTGCCCTGTGCGAAAAGATCTGGAGTGCGTGCCGCCTTGCAGGCGAACCACCGATGACTCGCTTTGTCGCCCAGGAGCTGGCCACTGCCCACTGGTTCGACATCTCTGCGGCCCGGCGCGATCTGGGCTATGAACCTGGGATTTCTATAGATGAGGGGATGCGACGGCTGAAGCAGTGGCTTGCCGGGAGAACATAA
- a CDS encoding amidohydrolase family protein, whose amino-acid sequence MQLNEFRLFDAHLHIIDNRFPLVPNNGYLPDEFTCAMYREQMQRYNLAGGAVVSGSFQAFDQSYLKEALQTLGPGFVGVTQLAATVSDEELLELDAAGVRAVRFNLKRGGSEEVSQLDRMARRVYELCRWHVELYVDSKELPGLYMTLSGLPAVSIDHLGLSSAGLPMLIKLAGKGVRVKATGFGRLDFDPATALKDIHSANPEALMFGSDLPSTRAPRPYDHSDFSLVVDTLGPEAASRVFYGNAAAFYLSRKPFDSAG is encoded by the coding sequence ATGCAATTAAACGAATTCAGGCTCTTTGATGCGCATCTCCATATCATCGATAACCGGTTTCCGCTGGTGCCGAATAACGGCTACCTCCCTGATGAATTCACCTGTGCCATGTATCGTGAACAGATGCAGCGCTATAACCTGGCAGGCGGGGCCGTGGTCTCCGGCTCTTTCCAGGCATTTGACCAGAGCTATCTTAAGGAAGCATTGCAGACCCTTGGGCCAGGGTTTGTCGGGGTGACGCAGCTAGCGGCCACGGTTTCGGATGAGGAACTGCTGGAACTGGATGCTGCCGGGGTCCGTGCCGTCCGCTTCAACCTCAAGCGGGGCGGCTCTGAAGAGGTCAGCCAGCTGGACCGTATGGCAAGAAGGGTTTATGAACTGTGCCGCTGGCATGTGGAACTGTATGTCGATTCGAAAGAACTGCCTGGGCTGTACATGACCCTTAGCGGGCTGCCGGCAGTAAGTATCGACCATCTGGGGCTTTCCTCGGCAGGGCTCCCCATGCTGATAAAACTGGCAGGGAAAGGGGTGCGGGTGAAGGCTACCGGATTCGGTCGGCTGGATTTCGATCCGGCTACGGCACTGAAAGATATCCACTCTGCCAACCCCGAGGCCCTGATGTTCGGCTCTGACCTGCCATCTACCAGGGCGCCCAGGCCTTATGACCACAGTGACTTTTCCCTAGTAGTCGATACCCTTGGTCCCGAAGCCGCCAGCCGCGTTTTTTACGGCAATGCCGCAGCATTCTACCTGTCTCGCAAACCGTTCGACTCCGCAGGATAA
- the zupT gene encoding zinc transporter ZupT yields MNPLWTAFGLTLLAGMATGIGSAIAFMAKRTNYRFLSVSTGFSAGVMLYVSFVEIFFKGVHALTEAYGEYWAHWINTAAFFGGMFLIGIIDNLIPSAENPHEIHGESESAPLRNPDAAMPDFALIGRAGSDAATGLHDHGVHEGKLLRMGLFTALAIGIHNFPEGLATFLAALHDPNLGIAIAIAIALHNIPEGISVSVPIFYATGNRKKAFAWSFVSGLAEPVGAGVAYLSIRLFFGGETGAIPPQIMGILFSGVAGIMVYISLDELLPTSRAYGKGHDSLLGLIGGMMLMALSLLLMK; encoded by the coding sequence TTGAATCCGCTCTGGACAGCATTCGGACTGACCCTGCTCGCCGGCATGGCTACCGGTATCGGTAGCGCTATCGCCTTTATGGCCAAGCGGACCAATTACCGGTTCCTCTCGGTTTCCACCGGTTTTTCTGCCGGGGTCATGCTCTATGTCTCGTTCGTCGAGATCTTTTTCAAGGGTGTCCATGCCCTGACCGAGGCCTATGGCGAGTACTGGGCCCACTGGATCAATACCGCTGCCTTTTTCGGCGGCATGTTCCTGATCGGGATCATCGACAACCTGATCCCGTCGGCGGAGAACCCGCATGAGATCCACGGCGAGAGCGAATCAGCGCCGCTACGCAATCCCGACGCCGCAATGCCCGACTTTGCACTCATCGGCCGCGCCGGCAGCGACGCAGCCACCGGACTGCACGACCATGGGGTCCATGAAGGGAAATTGCTCAGGATGGGGCTGTTCACGGCCCTGGCCATCGGCATCCACAACTTTCCGGAAGGGCTGGCCACGTTCCTGGCAGCGCTGCACGACCCAAACCTGGGAATTGCCATCGCCATCGCCATTGCCCTACACAATATCCCGGAGGGGATCAGCGTATCAGTGCCGATCTTCTACGCCACCGGCAACAGGAAGAAGGCCTTTGCCTGGTCATTTGTCAGCGGCCTGGCCGAGCCGGTCGGTGCCGGCGTTGCCTATCTGTCGATCCGGCTGTTCTTTGGCGGAGAGACCGGAGCCATCCCTCCCCAGATCATGGGGATTCTCTTTTCCGGCGTGGCTGGAATCATGGTCTACATCAGCCTCGACGAACTGCTCCCGACCAGCCGCGCCTACGGCAAGGGGCACGACAGCCTTCTGGGGCTGATTGGCGGCATGATGCTTATGGCCTTGAGTTTGCTGCTCATGAAATGA
- a CDS encoding helix-turn-helix domain-containing protein, with the protein MSKPYLSQIETGKRQETIETLTTIALALDVP; encoded by the coding sequence ATAAGCAAGCCGTATCTGTCGCAGATCGAAACCGGCAAGCGTCAGGAGACGATTGAAACGCTGACTACGATAGCGCTGGCACTCGATGTACCTTGA
- a CDS encoding fatty acid CoA ligase family protein, which produces MPRSDIINIARPLTALAQSQPDTPAIVFPQENRTLTFRELDAESDRLAAGLSAIGIKRGVRTALLVPPSPELFALTFALFKSGAVPVFIDPGIGAKNMKGCLENAEPSAFIGVPKAHLARRLLGWGKATLQILVTVNGGKVWGGVPLDEIRRSVSDLSRFEPIATRRDETAAILFTSGSTGTPKGAVYSHGNFAAQVEALRQVYDITPGEIDLPTFPLFALFAPALGMTAIIPQMDFTRPGSVNPKRIIGPATRFKTTTMFGSPALLNRVGRYGKEKGLKLPALKRVISAGAPVSPAILERFSALLPDDAEIFTPYGATEALPVCSIGSREILGETRRITDAGGGVCVGRPVDGIRLEIIGISDEPIPTWDDSLRLPLEKIGEIIVQGPQVTSGYFNRPEADRLSKIADPATGGFFHRMGDLGGKDDQGRIWFCGRKAHRVETGYETLFTIPCEAVFNTHPAVFRSALVGVGAKGHQRPVICIELERGGKSSREQIRKELREIALAHLHTQGIDTFLFHPAFPVDIRHNAKIFREKLAVWAARKLK; this is translated from the coding sequence ATGCCCCGCTCTGACATCATAAACATCGCCCGCCCGCTGACCGCACTGGCCCAGAGTCAGCCCGACACCCCTGCCATTGTCTTTCCGCAGGAGAACCGCACCCTGACCTTCCGCGAATTGGATGCAGAGAGCGACCGCCTGGCAGCCGGGTTGTCAGCCATCGGCATCAAGCGTGGCGTAAGGACCGCGCTGCTGGTTCCCCCATCACCTGAGCTGTTCGCTCTGACCTTTGCCCTGTTCAAGTCCGGGGCGGTGCCGGTGTTCATCGATCCGGGCATCGGCGCCAAGAACATGAAGGGATGCCTGGAGAATGCCGAGCCTAGCGCATTCATCGGCGTACCTAAAGCTCATCTCGCCAGGAGGCTGCTCGGATGGGGGAAGGCCACTCTGCAGATCCTGGTCACGGTCAACGGCGGCAAGGTTTGGGGAGGGGTACCACTTGACGAGATCCGCCGCTCGGTCAGTGACCTGAGCCGTTTCGAGCCAATAGCGACCAGAAGGGACGAAACCGCCGCCATCCTGTTCACCAGCGGCAGTACCGGCACTCCCAAGGGGGCGGTCTACAGCCACGGTAATTTTGCCGCCCAGGTCGAGGCGCTGCGGCAGGTCTACGACATTACTCCCGGAGAGATCGACCTCCCGACCTTCCCGCTGTTTGCCCTGTTTGCGCCAGCACTAGGCATGACCGCCATCATCCCGCAGATGGATTTCACCCGCCCCGGCTCGGTGAATCCGAAGCGGATCATCGGCCCGGCAACCCGTTTCAAAACCACCACCATGTTCGGCTCGCCGGCGTTGCTCAACCGGGTCGGTCGTTACGGCAAAGAAAAGGGGCTAAAACTCCCGGCTTTAAAGCGGGTGATCTCTGCCGGGGCGCCGGTGTCCCCAGCGATACTGGAGCGGTTCAGCGCCCTGCTCCCTGACGATGCCGAGATCTTCACCCCCTACGGCGCCACCGAAGCACTGCCGGTCTGTTCCATCGGCAGTCGCGAAATCCTGGGCGAGACCCGGCGGATCACCGACGCCGGCGGCGGAGTCTGCGTGGGCAGGCCGGTGGATGGCATCAGGCTGGAGATTATCGGCATCAGCGACGAGCCGATTCCCACCTGGGACGATTCGCTCCGCCTGCCACTGGAAAAGATCGGCGAGATCATTGTCCAGGGACCGCAGGTCACCAGCGGCTATTTCAACCGACCGGAGGCCGACCGGCTTTCGAAGATCGCAGACCCGGCAACCGGCGGTTTTTTCCACCGGATGGGGGACCTGGGCGGCAAGGACGATCAGGGTCGGATCTGGTTCTGCGGCCGAAAGGCCCATCGGGTGGAAACCGGCTACGAAACCCTGTTCACCATTCCGTGCGAGGCGGTCTTTAATACCCACCCGGCGGTGTTCCGCTCCGCCCTGGTTGGGGTCGGGGCAAAGGGTCATCAGCGGCCGGTCATCTGTATCGAGCTGGAAAGGGGGGGCAAGAGCTCCAGGGAGCAGATTCGTAAGGAACTGCGCGAAATAGCCCTGGCACACCTGCATACCCAGGGGATAGACACCTTCCTCTTCCATCCGGCGTTTCCGGTCGATATCCGGCATAATGCCAAGATCTTCCGGGAGAAGCTGGCGGTGTGGGCCGCAAGGAAGCTGAAATGA